The following proteins are co-located in the Paracoccaceae bacterium Fryx2 genome:
- a CDS encoding tryptophan-rich sensory protein → MTRHLALLTLLATIAFALSPLTTSGFNGFTSGQFPVPQVDPAVQPAGYAFSIWGVIYLWLILGAGYGLWKRADDADWQRMRPPLIASLAVGAFWIPVANVSPIAATVMIWAMLLGALIALMRAGRGDHGWQRAPVALYAGWLTAASCVSLGLVVAGHGLMSSQTAALLALALALAVALAVSLLRRDTPAYGVAVIWALVGVIVSNLQPVNGTVIALCVLGIAILSWFTLRSLRRTV, encoded by the coding sequence ATGACCCGCCATCTGGCACTGTTGACCCTGCTCGCCACGATCGCCTTCGCCCTTTCCCCCCTGACCACCAGCGGCTTCAACGGCTTCACGTCCGGGCAGTTCCCGGTCCCGCAGGTCGACCCGGCGGTGCAACCGGCCGGCTACGCCTTCTCGATCTGGGGCGTGATCTATCTCTGGCTGATCCTCGGCGCGGGCTACGGCCTCTGGAAACGGGCGGACGATGCGGACTGGCAAAGGATGCGCCCGCCGCTGATCGCCAGCCTTGCGGTCGGCGCCTTCTGGATCCCGGTGGCCAACGTCTCGCCGATTGCGGCGACGGTGATGATCTGGGCGATGCTGCTCGGCGCGCTGATCGCCCTGATGCGGGCGGGTCGCGGGGACCATGGCTGGCAACGCGCACCGGTCGCGCTTTACGCCGGATGGCTTACCGCTGCCTCCTGCGTTTCGCTCGGGCTGGTGGTCGCGGGGCATGGCCTGATGTCCAGCCAGACGGCTGCGCTGCTGGCCCTCGCGCTGGCGCTCGCCGTGGCCCTCGCCGTCAGCCTCCTGCGCCGCGACACGCCCGCCTATGGCGTCGCCGTCATCTGGGCGCTGGTCGGGGTGATCGTCTCCAACCTGCAGCCGGTCAACGGGACGGTGATTGCCCTCTGCGTGCTGGGCATCGCCATTCTGTCCTGGTTCACCCTGCGCTCCTTGCGCCGGACCGTCTGA
- a CDS encoding zinc-binding dehydrogenase, producing the protein MDRNSLELRSTVTADGTLRLHLEPVTLAEPGPAQLLVRVEAAPINPSDLGLMFGPADMATLAMDGQALTARIPERAMPAMRARLGQSLAAGNEGAGTVIAAGSDQQHLVGRRVAMLGGAMYARLRLIAARDCLVLPEGASAEAGAALFVNPLTALGFTETMRAEGHTAIVHAPAASNLGQMLVRICKADGIGLVNIVRSPGQVALLRGLGAEHVIDSSAESFRADLTEAIAATGATISFDAIGGGEMTSIILNAMEAVAARGMTGYDRYGSAVRKQGYIYGALDTGPTTLHRGFGFSWSIGGWLLFQALQRLDPATVAAMRQRVVDEMATTFASHYTARITLEEALQPETVAAYVRKSTGAKYLLTP; encoded by the coding sequence ATGGACCGCAACAGCCTTGAACTGAGATCGACCGTCACGGCGGATGGCACGCTGCGGCTGCATCTGGAGCCCGTCACCCTGGCCGAGCCCGGCCCGGCGCAGCTGCTGGTGCGGGTCGAGGCGGCCCCTATCAACCCGTCGGATCTGGGCTTGATGTTCGGGCCGGCCGACATGGCGACGCTGGCGATGGACGGCCAGGCGCTGACCGCGCGCATCCCGGAGCGTGCCATGCCCGCGATGCGGGCGCGGCTCGGCCAGTCCCTTGCCGCGGGCAACGAGGGGGCCGGCACCGTTATCGCGGCGGGGTCCGATCAGCAGCATCTCGTCGGCAGGCGGGTGGCGATGCTTGGCGGCGCCATGTATGCCCGCCTGCGCCTGATCGCGGCAAGGGATTGCCTGGTGCTGCCCGAAGGCGCATCGGCCGAAGCGGGTGCCGCGCTGTTCGTCAACCCGCTGACCGCGCTCGGCTTTACCGAAACCATGCGGGCCGAGGGGCATACGGCAATCGTCCATGCCCCCGCCGCCTCGAACCTCGGGCAGATGCTGGTGCGGATCTGCAAGGCCGACGGCATCGGCCTGGTGAACATCGTCCGCAGCCCCGGGCAGGTCGCGCTGCTGCGGGGTCTGGGGGCAGAGCATGTCATCGACAGCAGCGCCGAGAGCTTCCGCGCAGACCTGACCGAGGCGATTGCCGCGACCGGGGCCACGATTTCGTTCGACGCCATCGGAGGCGGCGAGATGACCAGCATCATACTGAACGCAATGGAGGCGGTCGCGGCGCGCGGCATGACCGGCTATGACCGCTATGGCTCGGCGGTGCGCAAGCAGGGCTACATCTACGGCGCGCTGGATACCGGCCCCACGACCCTGCACCGCGGCTTCGGCTTCAGCTGGAGCATCGGGGGCTGGCTGCTGTTCCAGGCCCTGCAACGCCTCGACCCGGCCACGGTTGCCGCGATGCGCCAGCGGGTGGTGGACGAGATGGCGACGACCTTCGCCAGCCACTACACCGCCCGGATCACGCTCGAAGAGGCGCTGCAGCCGGAAACCGTGGCCGCCTATGTCCGCAAGTCTACCGGAGCGAAATACCTGCTGACGCCGTGA